A single Klebsiella variicola DNA region contains:
- a CDS encoding type II toxin-antitoxin system RelE/ParE family toxin: MFRLVVHVDVKKELQALPPIVQAKMIRQIDKLRQNPTALREPDSKPLGQGLFEIRALGSVQGRGIYVFQQGKTLFLLRVFVKKTQKTPSSEIRLALKRLEEMRNE, from the coding sequence ATGTTCAGATTGGTTGTGCATGTGGACGTTAAAAAGGAATTGCAGGCGCTTCCGCCCATTGTCCAGGCGAAGATGATCCGGCAAATAGACAAGTTACGCCAAAATCCCACCGCGCTGAGAGAACCTGACAGTAAACCGCTGGGGCAGGGGTTATTTGAAATTCGTGCGTTAGGTTCGGTACAGGGGCGAGGGATCTACGTTTTTCAGCAAGGCAAGACGCTCTTTCTGCTACGGGTTTTTGTCAAGAAAACGCAAAAAACCCCGTCATCGGAAATTCGCCTGGCTCTGAAGCGATTAGAGGAGATGCGCAATGAGTAA
- a CDS encoding DUF2157 domain-containing protein, with protein MNVTRKEQRIIQRALNAWQASGELTPSDSQRLAHTLRVSPFDWRRLSRYAFWTALACVLIALGSLFADSELVAWLLSLFSHSALTRILLPALLAVACYGWGFRRQRRERQWHYSTEAILFLGVVFTAVSLWQLGERLDNGSGHIAPLFLAGCVIYGAIGYIARSGLVWLFFLLALGNWFGAETGYVSGWGAYWLGMNYPIRFVLFGGALLALCYGAQSLLRQRQLFTVSKAMGLTYLFIALWILSIFGNYDADSWYQVSQARLLPWGLLFAVAAGVCIFISLKTDDGMLRGFGLTFLAINLYTRFFEFFWNGMHKVLFFLILAVSLAVIGRYAERIWHAGEGQVEKK; from the coding sequence ATGAACGTAACCCGAAAAGAGCAGCGCATTATTCAGCGCGCGCTGAACGCCTGGCAGGCCAGCGGGGAGTTAACCCCGTCGGACAGTCAGCGGCTGGCGCACACGCTGCGCGTCTCCCCCTTCGACTGGCGGCGCCTGAGCCGCTACGCCTTCTGGACCGCGCTGGCCTGCGTGCTGATTGCTCTGGGCAGCCTGTTTGCCGACAGCGAGCTGGTGGCGTGGCTGCTGAGCCTGTTCAGCCACTCGGCGCTGACGCGGATCCTGCTGCCTGCGCTGCTGGCGGTCGCCTGCTACGGCTGGGGTTTTCGCCGCCAGCGGCGGGAGAGGCAGTGGCACTACAGCACCGAGGCGATTTTGTTTCTGGGCGTCGTCTTTACCGCCGTGTCGCTATGGCAGCTTGGCGAACGGCTGGATAACGGCAGCGGCCATATCGCACCGCTGTTTCTGGCCGGATGCGTGATTTACGGCGCCATCGGCTATATTGCCCGCTCCGGGCTGGTGTGGCTCTTTTTTCTGCTGGCGCTGGGCAACTGGTTCGGCGCGGAAACCGGCTACGTCTCGGGGTGGGGCGCCTACTGGCTGGGCATGAACTACCCGATTCGCTTCGTCCTGTTCGGCGGCGCGCTGCTGGCGCTCTGCTACGGCGCGCAATCCCTGCTTCGCCAGCGGCAGCTGTTTACCGTCAGCAAGGCGATGGGCCTCACGTACCTGTTTATTGCGCTGTGGATCCTGTCGATTTTCGGCAATTACGACGCAGACAGCTGGTACCAGGTGAGCCAGGCGCGACTCTTGCCGTGGGGGCTGCTGTTTGCCGTAGCGGCCGGCGTCTGCATTTTTATCAGCCTGAAAACCGATGACGGAATGCTGCGCGGCTTCGGACTAACCTTCCTGGCGATCAATCTCTATACCCGTTTCTTTGAGTTTTTCTGGAACGGGATGCACAAAGTGCTGTTTTTCCTGATCCTTGCCGTCTCGCTGGCGGTGATTGGCCGCTATGCCGAGCGCATCTGGCACGCCGGCGAAGGGCAGGTGGAGAAAAAATAA
- a CDS encoding helix-turn-helix transcriptional regulator has protein sequence MTTMPQRELTIAVPDDRRKQLGAFLRARRESLDPQRLGLPRVGRRRTPGLRREEVAMLADVGVTWYTWLEQGREVNPSEAVLVGVANALQCSPLETRHLFVLAGLTPPEATQVTVCEGISPGTRRMLDSLMPQPASIQKPNFDIVAWNDSFCRLMGIDFATLPEEDRNCIYLYLTHETWRSRIENRDVLPTFVSYFRAAMAEHRGDPAWENKLARFFAASSEFEALWHQRYEVRGVENQIKHFNHPQLGRFSLQQMYWYSAPRNGSRLLVYLPMDEAGEQALAWLDQH, from the coding sequence ATGACCACGATGCCGCAACGGGAGTTGACGATCGCCGTGCCGGACGATCGACGCAAACAGCTGGGGGCATTTTTGCGCGCCCGCCGTGAAAGCCTCGATCCGCAGCGCCTGGGGTTGCCCCGCGTGGGCCGCCGGCGCACGCCGGGCCTGCGTCGGGAAGAGGTGGCGATGCTCGCCGACGTCGGCGTCACCTGGTACACCTGGCTGGAGCAGGGGCGGGAGGTGAATCCGTCGGAGGCGGTGCTGGTGGGGGTCGCGAATGCCCTGCAGTGCAGTCCGCTGGAGACCCGGCACCTGTTCGTACTGGCGGGGCTGACCCCGCCGGAAGCCACCCAGGTGACGGTGTGCGAAGGCATCAGCCCCGGCACCCGCCGGATGCTGGACAGCCTGATGCCGCAGCCGGCCAGCATTCAGAAACCGAACTTTGATATTGTGGCCTGGAACGACAGCTTCTGCCGCCTGATGGGCATCGATTTCGCCACCCTCCCGGAAGAAGATCGCAACTGTATTTATCTCTATCTGACCCATGAGACCTGGCGCAGCCGGATCGAAAATCGCGATGTGCTGCCGACCTTCGTCTCCTATTTCCGCGCCGCGATGGCCGAGCACCGTGGCGATCCGGCGTGGGAAAACAAGCTGGCGCGCTTTTTCGCCGCCTCGTCGGAGTTTGAAGCGCTGTGGCATCAGCGTTACGAGGTGCGCGGTGTGGAAAACCAGATTAAACATTTTAACCACCCGCAGCTCGGGCGATTCAGTCTGCAGCAGATGTACTGGTATTCGGCGCCGCGCAACGGTTCGCGCCTGCTGGTCTATCTGCCGATGGACGAGGCGGGCGAGCAGGCGCTGGCGTGGCTGGACCAACATTAA